In Oncorhynchus keta strain PuntledgeMale-10-30-2019 unplaced genomic scaffold, Oket_V2 Un_contig_4970_pilon_pilon, whole genome shotgun sequence, a single window of DNA contains:
- the LOC127925040 gene encoding histidine-rich glycoprotein-like — translation MVECSRLWQGSSCCLSQSAVIPKFSGSNSPTWHHFRSNSPTWHHFRSNSSTWHHFRSNSSTWHHFRSNSPTWHHFRSNSPTWHHFRSNSSTWHHFRSNSSTWHHFRSNSSTWHHFRSNSSTWHHFRSNSSTWHHFRSNSSTWHHFRSNSPTWHHFRSNSSTWHHFRSNSSTWHHFRSNSSTWHHFRSNSSTWHHFRSNSSTWHHFRSNSPTWHHFRSNSPTWHHFRSNSPTWHHFRSNSSTWHHFRSNSSTWHHFRSNSSTWHHFRSNSSTWHHFRSNSPTWHHFRSNSSTWHHFRTNSSTWHHFRSNSSTWHHFRSNSSTWHHFRC, via the exons ATGGTGGAGTGCTCTCGTTTGTGGCAGGGGTCCAGTTGCTGTCTCAGTCAGTCGGCTGTCATTCCCAAG TTTTCTGGGTCTAACTCCCCAACATGGCATCACTTCAGGTCTAACTCCCCAACATGGCATCACTTCAGGTCTAACTCCTCAACATGGCATCACTTCAGGTCTAACTCCTCAACATGGCATCACTTCAGGTCTAACTCCCCAACATGGCATCACTTCAGGTCTAACTCCCCAACATGGCATCACTTCAGGTCTAACTCCTCAACATGGCATCACTTCAGGTCTAACTCCTCAACATGGCATCACTTCAGGTCTAACTCCTCAACATGGCATCACTTCAGGTCTAACTCCTCAACATGGCATCACTTCAGGTCTAACTCCTCAACATGGCATCACTTCAGGTCTAACTCCTCAACATGGCATCACTTCAGGTCTAACTCCCCAACATGGCATCACTTCAGGTCTAACTCCTCAACATGGCATCACTTCAGGTCTAACTCCTCAACATGGCATCACTTCAG GTCTAACTCCTCAACATGGCATCACTTCAGGTCTAACTCCTCAACATGGCATCACTTCAGGTCTAACTCCTCAACATGGCATCACTTCAG GTCTAACTCCCCAACATGGCATCACTTCAGGTCTAACTCCCCAACATGGCATCACTTCAGGTCTAACTCCCCAACATGGCATCACTTCAGGTCTAACTCCTCAACATGGCATCACTTCAGGTCTAACTCCTCAACATGGCATCACTTCAGGTCTAACTCCTCAACATGGCATCACTTCAGGTCTAACTCCTCAACATGGCATCACTTCAGGTCTAACTCCCCAACATGGCATCACTTCAGGTCTAACTCCTCAACATGGCATCACTTCAGGACTAACTCCTCAACATGGCATCACTTCAGGTCTAACTCCTCAACATGGCATCACTTCAGGTCTAACTCCTCAACATGGCATCACTTCaggtgttaa